The Rhododendron vialii isolate Sample 1 chromosome 5a, ASM3025357v1 genome contains a region encoding:
- the LOC131327667 gene encoding protein MAINTENANCE OF MERISTEMS-like — MAYVPGYADYPEEMLLQDQASHISSGWVTRTTDVYSHGGLASSLAHFRALPEGVRALVEAAGFGPFVQLLTVVRVDRAVLTALAERWWDTTNTFHFRFGEMIVTPLDFAAITGLRVGGDPIPYDSSLVLDDAALRWFLGRVPRHSEGMAAYGQFVEYWDHEPATDEEVAQMPRAYLLYLFGASLFPNRRGRAGRFDWGGAALCTLYSLLGAASRGVGDTVGGYWRVFELWAYEVLGMFPPENTCTDPNLLPRGLAWGKAYRRAKERRGEVMTFRCWLDNLTGVVVRWDRWAGMEADFLPRSREVTRSRVLLECPLGWQWYLGDRVTRQSLGHPAFVVPGLLPPRVQRTESYIRAELELFTVPDTDLERHLRRSLDYVAYADRYLARSLGVEEEFERQVAAMGVWRDESGARSAEPRWSLCTGSGTRC; from the exons ATGGCTTACGTCCCCGGCTATGCTGACTACCCTGAGGAGATGCTACTTCAGGACCAAGCTTCACACATTTCCTCTGGATGGGTCACG CGCACGACGGACGTGTACAGCCACGGGGGCTTAGCCAGCTCACTGGCGCACTTCAGGGCCTTGCCTGAGGGGGTGCGAGCACTAGTGGAGGCAGCAGGGTTCGGACCCTTTGTACAGCTGCTGACGGTGGTGAGGGTGGACCGGGCTGTGCTTACAGCGCTagcggagaggtggtgggataccaccaataccttccactttcgGTTCGGGGAGATGATAGTGACGCCACTCGACTTCGCGGCGATCACAGGGCTCAGGGTTGGAGGAGACCCGATCCCTTACGACTCGAGTCTGGTGCTGGACGATGCGGCTCTGAGGTGGTTCCTTGGGCGAGTGCCACGCCATAGCGAGGGGATGGCAGCTTACGGGCAGTTCGTGGAATACTGGGACCACGAGCCTGCGACCGACGAGGAGGTGGCCCAGATGCCCCGGGCATACTTGctatacttgttcggggcttctCTGTTCCCGAATAGGCGTGGTCGG GCGGGacgcttcgactggggaggtgctgctctGTGCACGCTCTACAGTCTCCTTGGAGCTGCTTCTCGCGGGGTTGGAGACACAGTTGGAGGGTACTGGCGGGTGTTTGAG ctttgggcttacgaAGTTCTCGGGATGTTCCCACCCGAGAATACTTGTACGGACCCGAACTTACTTCCCCGCGGCTTAGCCTGGGGTAAGGCGTACCGGAGAGCGAAGGAGCGACGAGgggaggtgatgactttccGGTGCTGGCTGGATAACTTGACAGGGGTTGTG GTTCGCTGGGACAGGTGGGCGGGGATGGAGGCTGACTTCCTTCCGAGGAGTCGGGAGGTGACACGGAGCAGGGTCCTACTGGAGTGCCCTCTaggctggcagtggtacctgggggatcgagtgactcgaCAATCACTTGGTCATCCAGCGTTCGTGGTTCCTGGGCTGCTTCCCCCACGCGTGCAGAGGACTGAGTCCTACATTCGTGCTGAGCTTGAGCTGTTCACCGTGCCGGACACGGATCTGGAGAGGCACCTTCGACGCTCTTTGGACTACGTAGCTTATGCAGAtcggtacttggcgaggagcctaggggtggaggaggagttcgaGAGACAGGTAGCTGCAATGGGAGTTTGGAGGGACGAGAGTGGAGCGCGGAGCGCGGAGCCGCGGTGGTCGCTTTGCACGGGGTCGGGGACGAGGTGCTAG
- the LOC131327668 gene encoding uncharacterized protein LOC131327668, giving the protein MARGDEDGVIGSGEGAEPIGQEVTVGATAVAAGGNGGGAGVEPSGGDATAGATVVAAAGDPGVAGGSSVAVAAGEGAEVAAVGGSGSGDEGSGSGGGGSGRPLTPTMEELFAAAERASDGGIADLGGEEVVVGQFSETPVLRTATVLEPRSGDRGIGSSRPVPFADGDFLEDTEPRDVLDAFGVDSGVATVLRDTSTPEDRASELLLGALLSEAGSGTPEVVVPVVEELRGNRADAEAAAEVRLPR; this is encoded by the coding sequence ATGGCGAGGGGGGATGAAGACGGGGTGATCGGCAGTGGCGAAGGGGCGGAGCCCATCGGTCAGGAGGTCACAGTTGGTGCCACGGCGGTGGCAGCTGGGGGGAATGGCGGTGGCGCAGGGGTGGAGCCCAGCGGCGGGGACGCCACGGCCGGTGCCACGGTGGTGGCGGCTGCTGGTGACCCGGGGGTCGCTGGAGGGAGTTCAGTGGCGGTCGCTGCCGGTGAGGGTGCCGAGGTGGCGGCAGTAGGGGGCTCCGGCAGCGGGGACGAAGGTTCGGGCAGTGGAGGCGGGGGTTCGGGCAGGCCTCTCACCCCTACCATGGAGGAGTTGTTTGCGGCTGCCGAGCGGGCGAGCGACGGGGGGATAGCCGACCTCGGTGGTGAGGAAGTAGTTGTTGGACAGTTCAGCGAGACGCCGGTGCTGAGGACGGCGACGGTGTTGGAGCCGAGGAGTGGGGATAGAGGGATCGGGTCCTCACGCCCTGTTCCCTTCGCGGATGGGGACTTCCTAGAGGACACGGAGCCTCGGGATGTCTTGGACGCGTTTGGTGTCGATTCTGGGGTTGCGACGGTGCTGAGGGACACTAGTACGCCTGAGGACCGGGCTTCAGAGTTGCTTTTAGGGGCTTTGCTGAGCGAAGCGGGCTCGGGCACTCCGGAGGTGGTTGTACCGGTGGTGGAGGAGTTGAGAGGGAATAGGGCGGATGCCGAGGCGGCTGCTGAGGTACGGTTACCGCGGTAG